A genome region from Microplitis mediator isolate UGA2020A chromosome 4, iyMicMedi2.1, whole genome shotgun sequence includes the following:
- the LOC130666914 gene encoding NPC1-like intracellular cholesterol transporter 1, with the protein MEATEESTVKRKSIGRLLKRIPQNIATTVEHFFYSLGIQIARQPIIWILGCSIVVLLCIGGLYRFRQEKNPLKLWVPPDSDFVKDTEWLMERFGEGQRVETVIMTADDVLQPHVLFEMNEIIKRIMSMETDSQPKLYWTDVCFKIPIISGYTNREKRDIEDDDFFEEEPAARSDKINFDPSVHAPTKVYCDILNNLPTGCLILSILDLWEYNSDLIFNQTKADIIKKINSAEISPTLGHPMNFTELLGGTVTDDTGKIVSAKALKTHWMLHVDFKQINMNDAGNDVGTSDWATLDVLNWESAFINQLHSSSEYLKKNNLITNQSLEIWYEAGRSFGDISASTMFQDIKKVIIGIVLMTLYVQIILSRFNWLEWRFCLTSAGLLCVGGAFVVAVGLCSLFGVPYGPVHSSLPFMLMGLGVDDIFVMMASWEEVLSHESNRVKSVEERIGIMLSHAGAAISITSLTDVVAFIIGASTILPSLESFCIYAAVGVLVTFLLQVTFFVAVFTLDVRRIESKRNGVIPCIVHKNHQTPQVDPSKTISWRIFNWLYSKIVLTLSGKIFIILITASVTVIGGIGAYNLEQWFDPNWFLPKESYLSNYININDKQFPNRGNPAAIYIADIDYLNEFPKLITVTERLINMTTIINSVESWPHDFADFVTLHYEIDVTNNNTVTVDDFNFYLSKFLFSRSGGRYQKNFRFNGTLTCGKNTPKIMLSSISLSFKKFSGPDEWIPAMDAVKLVVKETNFSNYATIWSKIFAAWVTDKVIAREVTRNIILALICVMGTTAVLIAEPQTCIWILLCVSLTLVDICGFMYYWGLSVDIVSCIGLELAVGLSVDYAAHVAHAFLNSKSPNDAGGDENNRTVRALIAVRHIGAAVLYGAGSTLLAQSLLAFSEAYVFRTFFKIFFLVISFGVWHGLFLLPVILSSIGPQSLQVGRTKIDKNTSNNDKNNAIVLDSDIDSKDLSAQIPLNFIQND; encoded by the exons ATGGAAGCTACTGAAGAATCAACTGTCAAACGTAAATCTATTGGTCGTTTATTGAAACGTATTCCTCAAAATATTGCTACAACtgttgaacattttttttatag TTTAGGAATACAAATAGCAAGACAACCAATAATATGGATATTAGGATGTTCAATAGTAGTTTTATTGTGCATAGGAGGTTTGTACCGTTTCcgtcaagaaaaaaatccattGAAATTATGGGTACCACCGGATTCCGACTTTGTGAAAGACACTGAATGGTTGATGGAGCGTTTTGGTGAAGGACAACGCGTTGAGACTGTGATTATGACTGCTGATGATGTTTTACAACCTcatgttttatttgaaatgaatgaaataataaaacgtATCATGTCTATGGAGACTGATAGTCAACCAAAGCTTTATTGGACTGATGTTTGTTTTAA gaTTCCTATAATATCTGGGTACACAAATCGTGAAAAACGTGATATAGAAGATGacgatttttttgaagaagAACCAGCAGCACGttcagataaaataaatttcgatcCTTCAGTTCATGCGCCGACAAAAGTATACTgcgatattttaaataatttaccgaCAGGTTGCCTTATTCTGAGCATACTTGATTTATGGGAGTATAATtctgatttaatatttaatcaaacaaaagctgatattattaaaaaaataaattctgctGAAATAAGTCCAACTTTGGGTCATCCGATGAATTTTACTGAATTATTAGGTGGCACTGTCACCGATGACACGGGTAAAATTGTCAGCGCTAAGGCTCTCAAGACTCACTGGATGCTGCACGttgattttaaacaaataaatatgaatgacGCCGGCAATGATGTTGGAACTTCTGACTGG gCAACGCTTGATGTATTAAATTGGGAAAGTGCCTTTATAAATCAACTTCACTCGAGCTctgagtatttaaaaaaaaataatctcatTACTAATCAATCATTGGAGATATGGTATGAAGCCGGTCGTAGTTTTGGTGACATAAGTGCCTCGACAATGTTCcaagatataaaaaaagtaataataggAATAGTTTTAATGACTCTGTACGTCCAGATTATTCTATCCCGTTTCAATTGGTTAGAATGGCGC TTTTGTTTAACGAGCGCTGGCTTGTTATGCGTTGGAGGAGCTTTTGTTGTAGCTGTTGGACTATGCTCTCTATTTGGTGTGCCTTATGGACCAGTACACTCTTCGTTACCTTTTATGCTGATGGGTCTTGGTGTAGATGACATATTTGTAATGATGGCATCTTGGGAAGAAGTCTTATCGCACGAGTCAAATCGTGTTAAATCTGTTGAAGAGCGTATTGGTATCATGTTAAGTCATGCAGGTGCTGCTATTTCAATAACATCTTTGACGGATGTTGTTGCATTTATTATTGGTGCATCTAcg attcttCCATCACTAGAATCATTTTGTATTTACGCAGCAGTTGGAGTTcttgttacttttttattgcaaGTAACATTTTTCGTAGCAGTATTTACGCTGGATGTAAGACGAATTGAGAGTAAACGTAACGGAGTAATACCATGTATAgtacataaaaatcatcaaaCACCACAAGTTGATCCAAGTAAAACAATATCATGGCGTATATTTAACTGGCTCTACTCCAAAATAGTATTGACATTAtcaggaaaaatatttattatattaataaccgCATCAGTGACTGTCATCGGTGGCATTGGTGCTTACAATCTCGAACAATGGTTCGATCCCAACTGGTTTTTACCAAAAGAATCTTATCTcagtaattatattaatattaatgataaacaATTTCCAAATCGCGGTAACCCAGCGGCTATCTACATCGCGGATATTGATTATCTAAATgaatttccaaaattaataacagttACCGAGAGATTAATTAACATGACAACTATTATTAATAGTGTTGAATCTTGGCCGCATGACTTCGCTGATTTTGTAACACTTCACTATGAAATAG atgTCACAAATAATAACACAGTAACAGtagatgattttaatttttatctatcaaaatttttattcagtcGAAGTGGAGGCCgctatcagaaaaattttcggttCAATGGAACACTGACATGTGGAAAAAATACACCAAAAATAATGCTCTCTAGTATaagtttatcatttaaaaagtttagCGGACCAGATGAATGGATACCCGCAATGGATGCTGTTAAATTAGTGGTTAAAGAAACAAATTTTAGCAACTACGCTACCATATGGAGTAAAATATTTGCTGCCTGGGTAACAGACAAAGTAATTGCTCGTGAAGTTACGCGTAATATAATACTTGCACTTATTTGTGTGATGGGTACTACTGCAGTGTTGATAGCTGAACCGCAGACGTGTATTTGGATACTTTTGTGCGTCAGTTTAACTCTTGTTGACATTTGTGGATTCATGTATTACTGGGGATTATCTGTTGACATTGTTTCCTGTAtag GACTTGAATTAGCAGTGGGCTTAAGTGTTGATTATGCAGCGCACGTAGCCCACGCatttttaaacagtaaatCACCTAATGACGCCGGAGGCGATGAAAATAATCGTACTGTAAGGGCATTAATTGCCGTAAGACATATCGGTGCGGCGGTACTTTATGGCGCTGGTTCAACATTACTCGCTCAATCGCTTCTAGCGTTTTCTGAAGCATACGTTTTCCGAacatttttcaagatatttttcCTCGTTATTTCATTCGGCGTCTGGCACGGCCTCTTCTTGCTGCCAGTAATTTTAAGCTCCATTGGTCCACAGAGTCTACAAGTCGGTAGaactaaaattgataaaaatactagtaataatgataaaaataatgcaaTCGTACTAGACAGTGATATTGATTCGAAGGACTTGAGTGCACAAATCCCtctaaattttatacaaaacgattaa